The sequence CAGGCGCATGGGCACCTCGCGGCCCTGGTAGGTCGTGCCGGTGCGGTAGACCTCCTCCAGTCGCGCGATCTGCTCCTGCTCCTTCAGCTCCGGCAGGGCCTCGCGCACGGGCAGCCCCAGCAGCGGCCGGGAGCCGGTGAGCTTCAGGCGCAGGTCGTTGGCCATCTCGAAGACGAGCTCCGGCCCGCGCAGCACGGTGATGGCGGCGGGCAGCTGCTTGAGCACCGCGAACAGGTTGCGCCGCTCCGCCTGCGCCGTCTCGTACAGGCGCGCGTTCTCCAGCGCCACGCTGGCCATCTGCGCCAGCTGCACGGCGACCGTCTCGTCCTCCGCGTCGAAGTCGCCCTCCACCTTGTCGGACACCTGCAACAGGCCCAGGTTGCGGCCGTCGTGCCCCACCAGCGGCACCGCGAGGAAGCCCTTCAGGGGCAGCGCGGGCGGCGGCGCGGGCGGCGCGTCGGTGTAGGCCGCGAGCTTGCGCAGCTCCTCGCGGGTGAGGCGCAGCGGCCGGTTCTCCTGGCACACCCGGGCGAAGAGGCCGCGCTCGTCCACCGCCACCTGGGCCGCGCCCGGCGCCAGCGGATCATGCTCCTGCGCGGACAGCGCGGAGAGCGGCTGGGCGTCGCGGCCGTCCACCACCTGCACGGAGGCCTGGTTCGCGCCAATCAGCTTGCGCGCCTTGAGGATGACGAGCTCCAGGATGGCCGGCACGCTGCCGGCCGCGTTGAGCGCCAGGCTCGCGCGCGACAGGCCGCGCAGCTGCTCGGTGCGGCGCAGCTCGCCCGCCATCAGCCGGGCCCGCTCCGCGTCGGCGCGCTTGCGCGCCGTGATGTCCTGCACGGTGCCCACGAAGCGCACCGGCTTGTCGTCCTGGAAGTACGTCCGGCCGGTGGCGCGCACCCAGCGCTCCACGCGGTCCTTCAGCCCCACGGTGCGGTAGGCCACGTCGTAGTCGCCGCGGCCGGTGGGGTCCCAGCTGAGCGCCACCGCGCGCTGCACGGCCTCGCGGTCCTCCGGGTGCAGGCCCGCGAGGAACAGGTCGTAGGACGACTCCGCCTCGGGCGGCAGGCCGAACAGCGCCTTGCAGCGCGCGTCCCACTTGAGCTCGCCCGTCAGGATGTCCATGTCGAAGGTGCCCAGCGCGGTGGCGGTCAGCGCCAGGCGCAGGCGCTGCTCGCTGTCCGCCAGCGCGGCCTGCTGCTTGCGCAGGTCCTGCGCGAGCGCCTCCGTGTGGCGGCGCGCGCGCACGAACTCCGTCACGTCCGTGGCCAGGGTGATGATGCCGGAAGCGGTGCCGTCCAGCTCCACCATCGGGTGGTAGATGACGTTGAAGAAGACGGAGTCCGGCTGGCCGTCGCGCTCCAGCTTCACCTCGAACTCCGGCCGCACGAAGGGCTGCTTCGTGCGCACCACGCCGCGCAGCACCTCCAGGATCTCCGGCTGCGAGGCCATCTCCGGGAACACGTCCAGCAGCGCCTGGCCCGGCGTCACGCGCCGGCCCACCAGCAGCTCGTAGTACGGGTTCGCCAGCTCGAAGACGAAGTCCGGCCCGCGCGTGATGGAGATGCCCACCGGGGCCTGCATGAAGAACGCGTGCAGCCGCTCGCGGTGGACGGCCTCCAGCGCGTGGCGCTCACGCTCGCGCAGCGACTCCTCGCGCAGCTGCACGGCTTCACGCGCCAGGTACAGCTCCACGAACATCGACACCTTGGCCTGCAGGATCTCAGGCCGCAGCGGCTTGCGCAGGTAGTCCACCGCGCCGTGCGCGTACGCGGCCAGCCACTCCTTCTCGTCGCCGTCGCCCGCGGTCATGAGCAGCACGGGCGTGCGGCGGCTGCGCTCGCGCTCGCGCAGCAGGCCCAGCACCTCCACGCCTGTCATGTCGCCCAGGTTCATGTCCATCAGGACGGCGGCGAAGTCCTCGTCCAGCAAGCGCCGCAGGGCCTCGCGTCCGGAGGTGGCCCGCACCAGCCGCTGCCCCAGCGGCGCGAGGATGCCCTCCAGCGCCAGCAGGTGCCCGGGCGTGTCGTCGACGATGAGGATGCTGGCCCCGGGTGGGGACGTGGGCAGGGACACGGCGGCGGAAGGCATGGTGATGGAGGCTCGGGGAGCGGGCTCCCCTTCCCTTTAGGCTGCTTGCAGGCGCGTGGGGGGAGGACGGGCCCTGCTTCGGGACGTCCCCGTTGACGGCAGGACAACACTCCGCGCCGCAACCTGCCTCCTCCCCCCTGTCGATTCCAGCAGAACCCTGTGGAGCTCCTACATTCGCCGCCCTCCCGTCTGCTCGGAGACGCGCCAGGAAAGCGCTCGCCAGGGCATGGCTGTCGCGTGTTTCATGTTTCAGCGCCGCTACGGCGACGGCAGGCGGCGCAGCGACGTCATCGGGAAGGACGCCCAGAAGGGCGTCGCCACGCTGTCCCCCTCCAGGGAGAACCAGGGCCCGTCCCGCCCCGCCAGCACGTGGAAGTCCTGCGCGGGGGTGAAGCCCTGGCCCACCAGCGCCACGCGCTCCCCCTTCGCGTTGGTGGCCACGTCCAGCACGAGCACGGTGTGGCCGGGGCTGCCGCCCAGGACGAAGAAGTCCCCGGGGCGCAGCTGCTCCCGCGTGGGCCGCGCGCCCTCGGCCTGGATGGACAGCGTGCCCGCGTAGGTGAAGAGCAGGTCCAGGTAGTTCCGGAACGCCGCGCGCGAGCTGTCCACCGCGCCGCCCGGCACCCACGTCACCTTCGCGCCGGAGACGCGCGCCCGCTCTCCCGCCGCGTACCGGGGCCAGGACGCCAGGTGGCCGCTGGTGAAGCGGTAGGCGATGCGCTCCGAGTGGCCGGAGGCCCAGCGCCACTCGGCATGGAGGCGCAGGATGGAGTCCGCGCACTGCTGGAGGTTGGCGGTGCCCACGTCCAGCTCCCCCACCGCCGCGAGCCGCGCGTCCGAGCCCGCCAGCACCGTACCGCCCCGGAAGTCGAGCACGGGGGTGCCCTCGGGCCTCAGCGGCAGGCCGCGCAGCCACGCGCCAAAGGAGCCTGCCTCCAGCGGCACGCGCGTGTAGCCCTCCGGAGGCGCGAAGGTCTCCTCCAGCGCGCGCACCTTCACGCCGGCCGTCAGCCATGGATAGCGCGCCCGCTCCTCGGCCGTGGCGACGCGAGGTGCGACCGCCGCCCGTCCGGCCGCTTCACAGCTCGCCAGGGGCAGCGCGGCGGTGAGCAGGGAGGCCAGGATCATCAAGGGACGGAAGGCTCCCATCGCGTTCACGGGGCGGGCTCCAGGGCACGTTGCCGGGGAAATCCCGGGCATTCCCCTGGGACACCGCTCGCAGGCGCCGGGGTTCCCACGAGGCGCGGACCCACGTGGCGCCAGAGGACACCAGGGGAGTTGTTCGCTGGACGCTCGCCACGCCGGACAGGTGCGTCCCGGGTGCCGAGCACTACCTTTTGAAGGTCATGCACCGTCGGGCAAGCCTCGTGCTGCTCAATACGCTGTCCCTGTCGCGACTGCCGCTCGCCGCGGTGTTCATCGCGGTGTCGGACCTGCGCCTGCGGGCCTTGCTGGTGGTGCTGGCGGCGGGGACGGACTTCCTGGACGGCTGGATTGCCCGGCACCGGGGACTGGCCACGCGCCTGGGGGCGCTCATCGACCCGGTGGCGGACCGCGCCTTCATGGTGACGGCCTTCATCGTGTGTCTGCTGGACGGGCTCATCGGGCCGGTGGAGCTGACGCTGCTGCTCGTGCGTGACATCGGCACGGCCATCGGCTTCACCGTCGCCAGGCTGCGGCCGGACATGCGGGCCATCGAGCTCAAGGCGCGGATGCTGGGCAAGCTCGTCACGGCGCTTCAGCTCGCGGTGCTGCTGTGCGTGCTGCTCTACCCACCGCTGGTGCGTCCGCTCGTGGCGCTCGTCGCGCTGCTGTCGCTGGCGTCGGTGGTGGACTACACGCGCGCGGTGTGGCGTCAGCGTCAGCGCCGGGAACTGCCGCCGTCCCGGCCGTCCTCGCGCATTCCCCATGGGCCGACGGGCGCGCCCATGGGGTCCGTGCGGGAGTGACGCGTCACGCGGGCACGGCGCGTGGGATGGACGCCACGGCCAGCCGGGCACGTTCGCGCTCCATGGCGGCGCGCTCGCCTTCGGACAGGGCGTCCCAGACCTCGTCCATCGTGTCGAGCAGCGCGTCTGCTTCCGGTGAATCTCCCCCCGGCGCGCGGGCGCGGACGAGGGCCAACTTGTGCAACAGGGTGCGGTATCGGTCGTAGACCGTCATGGTGGAAACCTCCGCCCCGGAGACGGGGACGGAGCCATGCGGCTGACGGCTCACCGGCGCCGGGTCTCGGCGTCGCGGCGGGCCTCGGAGCCGGTCAGCACGGCGATCTCCCGGGTGTGGCTGCGGCCCACGATGTTCACGGTGGCGCGCACCCGCTCGCCCTCCTTGAGCTCCGTCACGCCGATGTTCTCGCCGTCGCGGACGATGCGCGTCTGGGTGCCGATCTCCAGCGGCAGGCGCAGGCCCTCGTTGTCGATGACGACCTCCTTGGGGGACACCGAGCGCACCGTGCCCCGGTAGATGGCATCCACCACCGCCACGCCCTGCTGCGCGGCGGAGGAGCCCGAGGGCGTCGTCGCGGGGGGAGCCCGCGTGCCCGTGTTGCCCGTCCCCGTGTTGCCCGTGCCTCCCGTGCCCGCGTTCGGATCCGTACCCGGATTCGGAGGCGTCGTGCGCGCCTCGGGGTTCGGCTCCGCGCTGGGGCTGTTCGGATCCGAAGCCGGAGCGTCTCCCGAGCCGCCCGAGCCGCCCGAGCCACTCGGCTGTGCCGGCGTGCCGGTGTCCTGCTGGGGCGCGGCGGAGGGGGCCGTCCCGTCGGGGGCCTGCGTGCCCGTCCCGGAGCCACCGGTCCCTGGCTGCGGCTGCGAAGAGGCCGGAGCCTGCGTTGGAGGAGCCTGTGTCGTGGCGGGCTGCTGGGAGGCGGCGGGGGCCGAGCTGTCCTCGGACGCCGCGTCATCCTCCATGCCGCCAGACTGGGCCCCGGCGCACATCAGCAGGCAGGCCACGCCCGCGATTCCCAATCCCAGCCAGGTGTCTCGCCTCATGCGCGGCGCGCCTCCTTGCGGAGAAGGTGCGCGCTCACACTGCCGGAACCACCGTGCAGGAAGCCGAGCGGTCTTCCGTCCGCTCGCGACGCCACCCCGCGACACGGCGCCTGCCCGGAAAATGAAGACGCCCCCGGTCCCGGTGAAGGGACGCGGGGGCGTGGGGCCCTGCGGGAGCCGCGGCTACGGCAGCGGGAGCGGACCGCCGCCCTGGGGCAGCGTGCGCGCCAGCGCCACGGCCTTGGCCGCCTGCACCAGGCCATGGCCGTACTTCTCATCCACGCCCGGCGCCGTCTTGTCGTCCTGCGCCGTCTTCTCCAGCACCGCGCGCACGTGCGCGGCGCTCAGGTCCGGCCGGGCGCTGAACACCAGCGCCGCGACGCCCGACACGTGCGGGGTGGCCATGGAGGTGCCCGACTCGCGCTGGTAGTCCAGGCCGGTGATGGACACCGTGACCTCCTGGCCCACCAGCCCCTTGAGGGCCGCGCCGGACGCCAGCGACACCGACACCGTGGGCACCCAGTGCGAGTTCGCGGAGCCCAGCGTGAAGGTGCCGTCGCCGTCCTCCTCCACGTTGTTGCCGATGATGACCGCGCGCGCGCCGGCCTGGATGACGTTGCGCGCCTTCTCCTCGAAGAACAGGTCGCCGCGGTCCACGTACGCGACGAAGCCGTCGCACGTGGCCGCCTCACCGCACGACGCGCGGTCCGCGCCCAGGCCGCAGTTGACCAGCCGGCCCGTGTACGTGCCCTGCGCGGTGTACGTGAGCGGAGACGAGGTGACGTTCACCGACGCCGCGGTCAGATGGGACAGCGACGCCGCCCCCAGCACCGTGGCGCTCAGCACGTTCACGCCCGGCCCCACCACGGACAGCTCCTGGCCGTACTGCGAGAAGGGCGCGTACTCGCCCTTCAGGTCCACCGCGCCCACCGCCATCACCGCCGGCAGGTACGCGCCGGGATAGGCGATGCCGCGCTTGCCGTCGTTGCCGCTGGCCGCGATGGACAGCATGCCGTTGCCGTTGTTCCAGACCTTCTCGAACACGGCCTGCTCGTCCTCCTGCGGGTCCGGCGCGCCCAGCGACAGCGAGGCGATGCGCGCCCCTTCCGAGTTGCACCAGTCCACCGCCGCGATGACGTCATCCGTCCTGCCGCCGCCATCCGTGTCCAGCACGCGAGCGACGAGCAGCGACGCGCCCGGCGCCACGCCCACCACGCCGTTGGGATCCTCGCCCGGCCCCACGCGCGCGCCGGAGCCCGCACCGAGCTGCGCCAGGATGGTCGCGGACACGTGCGTGCCGTGGCCGCCGCCCACCGTCACCACGCCCTGGGACACGCTCTGGTCGCTCGGGTCGTCGTCGTTGTCGACGAAGTCCTTGCCCTTGAGGAACGCCGCCTTCAGCTCCGGGTGCTTGCTGTCCCAGCCGCTGTCGATGACGCACACCTTCACGCCCTCGCCCGTGGGCGCGCCGGGGTCGATGACGCCGTCGTTGTTCGCGTCCCACACCAGCGGGGCCTGGACCATCTTCAGCCCCTCGGTGTACTCGCCCACCGAGCCCTGCGTGCTGAACGCGCCCTGCCACGACGCCACCGGCGGCGGCGTGGGCAGCCCCATCGCGTGCACGCGGCGGTTGGGCGTCACGGAGACCACGTCCGGGCGCAGCTTCATCGCCGCGATGGCCGCCGGCGACAGGCGCGCGGACACCATGTGCAGGTTCGGGATGCGGCGCCGCACCGTGCCGCCCTCGCGCTCCACGGCCGCCGCGATGTCCGCCGACGCCGCCAGCGCGCTCGCGGACACCTTCGGCTTGTAGGTGATGATGACCCCGTCCGCCGAGGTGTCCGTGCTCAGCGCGGACACCGCCGGGGTCGGCAGCGCCGCCTCCGCGGTGCCAGGACACGCCTGGGGCTGGATGATGGGGACGGGAACCGGGTCAGAGCCGCAGCCGCTCGCCACCAGTCCGGACAACCCGAGCCCAAGCCAAAGCCAACGCTTCATGGGGTGCATCTCCTTCGTGCCCGGCCAACGTGGGGTACCGCGCCGTGACCCGCTGCCCCCAAAAAAGAGGGGGCCGGGGAGAACGGGCCAACCCTGCTTCCCGTTCCCACGACGATTTAAGCATGGACGCAGGACGACTGCTCGGGCGGCTGTCGTGCGCCCGACGGACATCCGGTGCCGGGCCAACGTGTGGAGTCCAACGCTCCCGCCTGACGCACCGGGCCTGCAAGCCCGGCACGGGACCTCAGGCGTCGGAGGGATCCACGCCGAAGATGCGCTGGGCGTCCACGGCGTAGACCGCCAGCTGCCGCTCCATCTCCGCCGCGTCCCAGCCCAGCAGGGGCGCCATCACCTCCGCGGCGCGGACGGCGGCGGCGCGGCCCTGGTCGCGCGTCTCGAACGCGACCTTGAGCCGACGGATGAGCAGGTCGGCCAGCGTCTGGACCATCTCATGGGTCACGCCCCACACGGCCTCGGCGCGGCGGTACGGCAGGCCCTCCACCAGCGGCTCGGCCAGCATCGGCGTCTCCCGCGTGAGCGCCCACACCGCGCGCCAGCGGCTGCCATACGCGCGCACCAGGTGCTCACCCGTGGCCGCGTCCCCTACCTCCTGTCGAGCCGCCGCGAGCTCCGCGTCCAGCTTCAACAGGTCACCGCCCGGCAGGGGCTGCTCGTGGGTGACGGGCTTCTTGTGCGGCAGGGCCAGGTGGCGCTCCACGGCGTTGACCACGTCGCGGGCCATGACCCGGAAGGTGGTGAGCTTGCCGCCACTGATGGCCAGCACGCCGGACGGGCTCACGTCGATGGAGTGCTCGCGGCTGGCGCTGCCCGCGTCGCTGTTGCCGTGGTAGCCGCTCGCGGCGAGCGGGCGGATGCCGGCCCAGGCGCTGACCATGTCCTCGCGGGTGAGGTGGGCTTCCGGGAAGAAGGCGTTCGCGGAAGCCAGCAGGTAGGCGACGTCCGCCTCGCTCGCGCGCACCTCGGCCGGATGGGCGCGGGTGGCCGTCTCCGTCGTGCCGATGAGGGTGAACGCGTCCGCGGGCAGGATGAACATCACGCGCCCGTCCACGGGGGACAAGAGCGTGAGCGCGTCCCCGATGTTCAGCCGCGAGCGGGGCACGGCGATGTGCACGCCCTTGCTGCCGCGCACCGAGGGGCCCACGTGGGCCTTCTCCGAATCCAGCTTGCGGATCTCATCGCTCCACGGGCCGGTCGCGTTGACGACGGCGCGCGCGCGCACGGTGTGCTCCAGGCCGGTGAGGTGATCCACCACCACCGCGCCCTTCGCCTTGCCGTCCTCCAGCACCAGCCGCTTCACGGACGCGTGGTTGAGCACCACCGCGCCGGCCTCGCTCGCGCCCAGCGCGTTGGCCAGCGTGAGGCGCGCGTCGTCGGTGGCCGCGTCGTAGTAGCGGGCGCCGCCCTTGAGCCCCTCGGCGCGGATGCCGGGCTCGGCCTCCACCACCTGCTTGAGGGACAGGCGCTGATAGGCCTTCACATTCCGGAACAGGGACAGGGCGTCGTACAGCATGAGGCCCGCGTTGAGCTTCCAGCGCGGCACGCGAGCCCCCGCGTACACCGGCCAGATGAACGCCAGCGGCCGCACCAGGTGGGGCGCCAGGGTGAGCAGGCGGCGCCGCTCGATGCTCGACTCGAAGACGAGCCCCAGGTGGCCGTGCTCCAGGTAGCGCAGGCCGCCGTGGATGAGCCGCGATGAACGGCTGGACGTCCCGCTGGCGAAGTCCTCGCGCTCCACCAGGGCCACCTTCAGGCCCCGCAGCGCCGCGTCCCGGGCGGCCCCCGCCCCCGTCACCCCGCCGCCAATGACGAGCAGGTCGAAGGACTCGCTCCCCAGCGAGCGCAGGCGGTCGGCCCGCGAAGGCGGGGCGGGAACCTCCGTGGAAGCAGGCAGCGAACGGACGGCGGATTCGGAACGCACGCCTGGAGTCTATGACGGGAAGTCTTCGGCCGCAGCGGATTCCAATGCGATGCGTCAAGAGGTCCACGGGGTCATGGCACTGGATGGCAGGGCACTGTCCGGCAGCGGGCGCGCGGGTGGGCTTGCGTGTCCTGGGGAGGACGGATAGGCAGGCGGCCGCCTCACCTCCCCCGTCCTGGACGCTCTGCCGCCGCCCCCGAACCGCTGTGTGGGATTCCCGAGACCGACGAGACCTGGCGTTCCTGGGACTGTGGGTCCTGGTGTACGGGCTCGCGGTGGCGCCGGTGCTGCACGCGGTGGTGGGACACGGTGGAGGCCTGGGCGGCCACACCCACGTCCATCGCACCCAGGGTGCGTGTGAGGCTGGGAAGGCCGCGTGTCCGTCGGAGTCCCATCAGGGCAAGGCGGACGGCGAGAAGCGGGGCCACGGCCACCAGCACCTGACGGGCTCGGTGGAGCATCTGCTCGCGGTGGCGGCGAGCTGGGCGGTGTTCCTGCCGCCGAAGCTGCGCTGGGTGTCCTGGCGTGTGGAACCGGCGCGAGGCCCGGAGTGGTCCCCGGGTCAGCGGTTGCGGTCCGCGGCGATGCCGCAGGGCCCATAGCGGCGCCGGGCACTTCGGACTTCCGTAAGGACGACTCGCGAGCATGCGGACCGTCTGGCCTGGGCCAGACCGGGCCTGCGTGAGCGTGTGTCCGCATCCGTCTGTCTTTGTCTTCCAACCCGCACGCCCTGGAGCGCGTCCCGACGCGCGCCGGGGACGTGTCGCTGGCTCGTGCCGTCTCTCCCGTGACCATGTTGCTCATCGCGTTCGCCACGCTCTCGACGAGTCTTCACGCAGCGCCCCTCGCCGCCCAGGAGGAGCCGCGCCTGGAGACCACCAGCCATGCGGTGACAGAAGCCACGGAGGAACAGCAGCAACCCGAGGAGCAACAGCGCAAGCAGCGCTCCACGGTGGTGCGAGGCACGCGTCCGGCACAGAGCGCCTCCGAGGTCACGCTCGGCCGGGACATCCTGGATACGGCTCCGCGCACGAGCGCGACGGACGTGCTCCGCGTCGTCCCGGGCCTCGTGGCCTCGCAGCACAGCGGCGAGGGCAAGGCGCAGCAGCTCTTCCTCCGGGGCTTCGACGCGCTCCACGGCCAGGACGTGGAGCTGAACGTCGGGGGCCTGCCGGTGAACGAGGTGAGCCACATCCACGCGCTCGGCTACGCGGACACCAACTTCGTCATCCCGGAGCTCGTCCAATCCCTGGAGGTGACGGAGGGCTCCTACCGGGCGTTCCAGGGGGACTTCGCGGTCGCGGGAACGGTGCGCATGGACCTGGGCGCGCGGGAGAAGGGCGTGGAGTTCGCGGGCACGCTCGGCCAGTTCAACACGCGCCGGCTCGTCGTGACGGTGCGCCCGGGTGAAGACCCCGGCACCTTCGCGGCGGCGGAGCTCGCGGAGAGTGACGGCTTCGGTCCCCAGCGAGGCTACGGCCGGGCCGCCCTGCTCGCCCAGGCGAACCTGGACCTGGGCCACGGCCTGAGTGCGCGCATCCTGGGAGGCAGCTACGTCACGCGCTTCGACTCTCCGGGCGTGGTGCGCGAGGACGACCTCGAAGCCGGGCGCCGCACGTTCTACTCCGGCTCCTTCCCGCGCCAGGGCGGCACGGTGTCCCGGCATCAGCTCCTCATCGGCGTGGACCTGCCGCGCGAAGGCGCCGCGCGCACGAAGCTGGAGGCCTTCGGAATCCTCTCGGACCTGCGCCTGCGCAACAACTTCACGGGCTATCGGGTGGACGACCGGGGCGACGGCCTGGAGCAGACGAACGGCGGCTCCACGCTGGGCCTGCGCGTCGAACACCGCCGCCAGGTCACCCTCTTCGACCACCCCGTCGCGCTGGAGCTGGGCCTGGGAGGGCGGCGCGATGGCATCCACCAGACGCAACGCCGCTACCGGGAGACGGACGGCACGTTCTTCGCGGACGAAGTGGACGCGGACCTCACGCAGACGGACGTGTGGGGTTACGCCGAAGCAAGGGTGCCCGTGGGCCGCTGGGCCTTCCGGCTGGGAGGCCGGGCGGACGCGTTGGGCGTGGAGGTCTTCGACGCGCTCGCCTTCCGCGACCCGCGCTACTACGACGGGCAGGGCTACTCGCGCAGCGCCTTCGGGATGCACTGGGGCGCGAAGGCCGGCGTCGAATACGCGCTCACGGACACGTGGGCCCTCTTCGCCAGCTACGGGGACGGCTTCCGTTCGCCGCAGGCGCGAAGCCTGGCGGAAGGCGAACAGGCCCCCTTCGTCAACGTTCACGGCGCGGAGCTGGGCACCCGGAAGGACGGAGAACGTCTGTCCTTCCAGGCGAGCGTCTTCGGCTCGCAGGTGGCGGACGACTTCTTCTTCGACCACACGGTGGGCACCACCGTCTTCACGGGAGAGACGCTGCGCACGGGCATTTCCGCGGCGCTGCAGGCGCGTCCGCTCGACGGAGTCACCGCCGCGCTGAGCGCCACGGTGGCGAACGCGACGGTGACGAAGACGGACGCGAAGCTCCCCTACTTCGCGCCCCTGGTCGCGCGAGCGGACGTGGGATGGGAGAAGCCCCTGTCCGGCATCGGCTCCGTGCTGTCCGTGGGAGCGGGCCTCACGCTCATCGGCCCCAGGCCCCTGCCCTTCGACGAATACAGCCGCACGGTGTTCCTCGCGGACGCGCAGGTCGCGCTGCGCAAGGGAGCGCTCGCGTTGCGGCTCGATGTGAAGAACCTGCTCAACACGCGCTGGCGCGACGGCGAGTTCGTCTACAGCTCACGCTTCGACCCCAGCGCCCAGCCCAGCCTCGTTCCAGCCAGACATTTCACCGCGGGGGCGCCACGTGTGGCCTCGCTCACCCTGGAGGTCCACCTGTGATGAACCCGATGGCACTGGCCTTGATCGTGGCCCTGTTGAGCCTGGGCTGCGGCGGCAAGACGGAAGCAGAGCGCCGCACCTTCACCGTGACGATGACGGCGACGGCGCCCACGGCCCCCAACGAGTACGGCTGGACAGTGACGCCCGAAGCCGCGCGGCTCTCGGTGGGCTCCGTGCGCTTCTTCGAGGGCCGCGTGCTGCTGTCGAGCCGCGCCCCGCGCTTCGACTGGTACTCGCTCATCGGAGGCACCGCGAACGCGCACCCCGGCCACTACGTCCCCGGTGACGCGCTGGGAGAGGTGCTGAACGCCCAGACGGTGGACCTGCTCGAGGGTGCCACGCTGGGTGACGCCAACGCGGTCACGGGCGCGTACGGCTCCCTGGAG comes from Corallococcus macrosporus and encodes:
- a CDS encoding DUF4846 domain-containing protein, producing MGAFRPLMILASLLTAALPLASCEAAGRAAVAPRVATAEERARYPWLTAGVKVRALEETFAPPEGYTRVPLEAGSFGAWLRGLPLRPEGTPVLDFRGGTVLAGSDARLAAVGELDVGTANLQQCADSILRLHAEWRWASGHSERIAYRFTSGHLASWPRYAAGERARVSGAKVTWVPGGAVDSSRAAFRNYLDLLFTYAGTLSIQAEGARPTREQLRPGDFFVLGGSPGHTVLVLDVATNAKGERVALVGQGFTPAQDFHVLAGRDGPWFSLEGDSVATPFWASFPMTSLRRLPSP
- the glpD gene encoding glycerol-3-phosphate dehydrogenase, whose translation is MRSESAVRSLPASTEVPAPPSRADRLRSLGSESFDLLVIGGGVTGAGAARDAALRGLKVALVEREDFASGTSSRSSRLIHGGLRYLEHGHLGLVFESSIERRRLLTLAPHLVRPLAFIWPVYAGARVPRWKLNAGLMLYDALSLFRNVKAYQRLSLKQVVEAEPGIRAEGLKGGARYYDAATDDARLTLANALGASEAGAVVLNHASVKRLVLEDGKAKGAVVVDHLTGLEHTVRARAVVNATGPWSDEIRKLDSEKAHVGPSVRGSKGVHIAVPRSRLNIGDALTLLSPVDGRVMFILPADAFTLIGTTETATRAHPAEVRASEADVAYLLASANAFFPEAHLTREDMVSAWAGIRPLAASGYHGNSDAGSASREHSIDVSPSGVLAISGGKLTTFRVMARDVVNAVERHLALPHKKPVTHEQPLPGGDLLKLDAELAAARQEVGDAATGEHLVRAYGSRWRAVWALTRETPMLAEPLVEGLPYRRAEAVWGVTHEMVQTLADLLIRRLKVAFETRDQGRAAAVRAAEVMAPLLGWDAAEMERQLAVYAVDAQRIFGVDPSDA
- a CDS encoding PAS domain-containing protein, with amino-acid sequence MPSAAVSLPTSPPGASILIVDDTPGHLLALEGILAPLGQRLVRATSGREALRRLLDEDFAAVLMDMNLGDMTGVEVLGLLRERERSRRTPVLLMTAGDGDEKEWLAAYAHGAVDYLRKPLRPEILQAKVSMFVELYLAREAVQLREESLRERERHALEAVHRERLHAFFMQAPVGISITRGPDFVFELANPYYELLVGRRVTPGQALLDVFPEMASQPEILEVLRGVVRTKQPFVRPEFEVKLERDGQPDSVFFNVIYHPMVELDGTASGIITLATDVTEFVRARRHTEALAQDLRKQQAALADSEQRLRLALTATALGTFDMDILTGELKWDARCKALFGLPPEAESSYDLFLAGLHPEDREAVQRAVALSWDPTGRGDYDVAYRTVGLKDRVERWVRATGRTYFQDDKPVRFVGTVQDITARKRADAERARLMAGELRRTEQLRGLSRASLALNAAGSVPAILELVILKARKLIGANQASVQVVDGRDAQPLSALSAQEHDPLAPGAAQVAVDERGLFARVCQENRPLRLTREELRKLAAYTDAPPAPPPALPLKGFLAVPLVGHDGRNLGLLQVSDKVEGDFDAEDETVAVQLAQMASVALENARLYETAQAERRNLFAVLKQLPAAITVLRGPELVFEMANDLRLKLTGSRPLLGLPVREALPELKEQEQIARLEEVYRTGTTYQGREVPMRLGRDVGQDAPEGYFNLTFQPLLNAEGKVDGIVSVSWEVTEQVLARRRIEALAAELKEREQQFRTLADSIPQLAWMAEPDGRLFWFNQRWYDYTGTTADQVREKDWNALIDPEDAARVQERFNVSLREGTLWEDQFRLRRADGSYRWFLSRAMPVRDGEGRIARWFGTNTDIDDERRTLESLKHAEEEIRHLNTGLERRVRERTAQLQEANKELESFSYSVSHDLRAPLRHITGFAQLLERRAGAKLDDVSKGYLSTIAGAAKQGGTLVDDLLAFSRMGRAELRQSRVDLGQLVEEARRDLAPEANGRQVEWRVGSLPSVEGDPALLRQVVHNLLANALKYTRPKPEALIEVGARETDGEVTVWVRDNGVGFEMQYVDKLFGVFQRLHTAEEFEGTGIGLANVRRIVSRHGGRTWAEGAVGQGATFTFTLPRASPAEKKVETHA
- a CDS encoding S8 family serine peptidase; this translates as MKRWLWLGLGLSGLVASGCGSDPVPVPIIQPQACPGTAEAALPTPAVSALSTDTSADGVIITYKPKVSASALAASADIAAAVEREGGTVRRRIPNLHMVSARLSPAAIAAMKLRPDVVSVTPNRRVHAMGLPTPPPVASWQGAFSTQGSVGEYTEGLKMVQAPLVWDANNDGVIDPGAPTGEGVKVCVIDSGWDSKHPELKAAFLKGKDFVDNDDDPSDQSVSQGVVTVGGGHGTHVSATILAQLGAGSGARVGPGEDPNGVVGVAPGASLLVARVLDTDGGGRTDDVIAAVDWCNSEGARIASLSLGAPDPQEDEQAVFEKVWNNGNGMLSIAASGNDGKRGIAYPGAYLPAVMAVGAVDLKGEYAPFSQYGQELSVVGPGVNVLSATVLGAASLSHLTAASVNVTSSPLTYTAQGTYTGRLVNCGLGADRASCGEAATCDGFVAYVDRGDLFFEEKARNVIQAGARAVIIGNNVEEDGDGTFTLGSANSHWVPTVSVSLASGAALKGLVGQEVTVSITGLDYQRESGTSMATPHVSGVAALVFSARPDLSAAHVRAVLEKTAQDDKTAPGVDEKYGHGLVQAAKAVALARTLPQGGGPLPLP
- a CDS encoding CDP-alcohol phosphatidyltransferase family protein, producing the protein MHRRASLVLLNTLSLSRLPLAAVFIAVSDLRLRALLVVLAAGTDFLDGWIARHRGLATRLGALIDPVADRAFMVTAFIVCLLDGLIGPVELTLLLVRDIGTAIGFTVARLRPDMRAIELKARMLGKLVTALQLAVLLCVLLYPPLVRPLVALVALLSLASVVDYTRAVWRQRQRRELPPSRPSSRIPHGPTGAPMGSVRE